The Vibrio chagasii genome includes a region encoding these proteins:
- a CDS encoding DUF2850 domain-containing protein, which yields MPQASAQKNKIDEITKGLYSEAEQRNQSPLKRKIIERCLMVLALVGSFAVVSLYGDVITRLQEAATPNHLLYGTWIEQDVAHYATDEFVLNANGVSVAGSIIATSFEFDGNYFEYKAGDKTYRFRMTNSDNTEMTLDSESHYNPVFRLKGHTDNSVR from the coding sequence ATGCCACAAGCTTCAGCACAAAAGAATAAAATCGATGAGATTACTAAAGGCCTCTACAGTGAGGCTGAACAGCGCAACCAATCTCCATTGAAGCGCAAGATCATAGAGCGTTGCCTGATGGTGCTGGCTCTGGTCGGTTCGTTTGCTGTCGTATCGCTTTATGGTGATGTCATCACTCGCTTGCAAGAGGCTGCAACGCCAAATCATTTGCTTTATGGCACTTGGATTGAGCAAGATGTGGCTCATTATGCGACGGATGAGTTTGTGTTGAATGCCAATGGGGTTTCTGTCGCTGGATCGATTATCGCGACCAGTTTTGAATTTGACGGCAACTACTTCGAGTATAAAGCGGGAGATAAAACGTACCGCTTCCGAATGACCAATTCTGACAACACAGAAATGACGCTGGATTCAGAGAGTCATTACAATCCCGTCTTTCGTTTAAAAGGCCACACTGATAACTCCGTCCGATAG
- the mltA gene encoding murein transglycosylase A, giving the protein MTLVIKKWLPLVAATVLFGCAQPTDLAQQHLDDEFPRTLNKVDVVESNKPRDYTAFAEQAEMVVSRSPSMAKIYEPLYKQLNEWAMLSGDPSELANFGVQTAQLGGGDKQGNVLFTGYFSPVMELRYEANEEYRYPVYGLPECDKECPTREDIYNGALEGQGLELGYAANRIDPFMMEVQGSGFVHFGDDDTLQYFAYAGKNNKAYVSIGRVLIERDLVPREKMSLKAIKEWVLANDPEVVKELLEQNPSFVFFEARDDLSVMGSAGIPLLPMAAVAGDRSILPMGTPILAEVPLLNADGTWSGAHQLRLLLVLDTGGAVKQNHLDLYHGMGPRAGTEAGHYKHFGRVWKLGLDGSATEAPWALPPEKVE; this is encoded by the coding sequence ATGACTCTTGTGATTAAAAAATGGCTTCCCCTTGTCGCTGCCACTGTTTTATTTGGCTGTGCTCAACCCACCGATCTCGCTCAACAACATCTTGATGATGAATTTCCTCGCACCTTAAATAAGGTCGATGTAGTGGAGTCTAATAAACCAAGAGATTACACGGCATTTGCTGAGCAAGCTGAGATGGTTGTGTCTCGATCACCATCGATGGCGAAAATCTACGAGCCGCTATACAAGCAACTTAATGAGTGGGCGATGCTAAGTGGTGACCCAAGTGAACTCGCAAACTTTGGGGTTCAAACGGCTCAGCTTGGTGGTGGAGATAAGCAGGGCAATGTGCTTTTCACAGGATATTTCTCTCCAGTAATGGAACTGCGCTATGAAGCGAATGAAGAATACCGTTACCCGGTGTATGGACTGCCAGAGTGCGATAAAGAGTGTCCAACCCGTGAAGATATCTACAATGGCGCATTAGAAGGTCAAGGACTTGAGCTTGGCTACGCTGCCAACCGTATCGACCCGTTTATGATGGAAGTACAAGGCAGCGGTTTCGTGCATTTTGGTGATGACGATACCTTGCAGTATTTTGCTTACGCAGGAAAAAACAACAAAGCTTACGTGAGTATTGGTCGTGTTTTGATCGAACGAGACTTGGTTCCCCGCGAAAAGATGTCGTTGAAAGCGATCAAAGAGTGGGTGTTGGCGAATGATCCAGAAGTCGTTAAAGAGCTGTTAGAACAAAACCCATCTTTCGTATTCTTTGAAGCAAGAGATGACCTATCGGTAATGGGCAGCGCAGGAATCCCTCTATTACCAATGGCTGCAGTCGCCGGTGATCGCTCTATCTTGCCAATGGGAACGCCGATTCTTGCAGAAGTACCACTACTAAATGCCGACGGTACTTGGAGTGGAGCACACCAACTAAGACTGTTACTGGTTTTAGATACGGGTGGTGCGGTTAAGCAAAACCACTTGGATCTTTACCACGGTATGGGGCCACGTGCAGGTACTGAAGCGGGTCACTACAAGCATTTTGGTCGAGTGTGGAAATTGGGCTTAGATGGCAGTGCGACTGAAGCGCCTTGGGCTTTACCACCTGAAAAGGTCGAGTAA
- the tcdA gene encoding tRNA cyclic N6-threonylcarbamoyladenosine(37) synthase TcdA, with the protein MRELTTPASENYDQRFGGTRRLYGNSEVDILRAAHVCVIGIGGVGSWAVEALARTGVGELTLIDMDDVCVTNINRQIHAMSGTVGKSKIEVMAERVKLINPECKVNLIDDFIGPDNQAEYLSKEFDFVLDAIDSMKAKASLLAYCRSNKIKVITTGGAGGQIDPTQIKVADLTKTIQDPLAKKLKDTLRRHHNFPKNPARKFGIDCVFSTEQLKYPQADGSVCAAKATAEGPKRMDCATGFGAATVVTATFGFVAVSRIVEKIIQKHSK; encoded by the coding sequence ATGCGTGAATTGACTACTCCAGCTTCAGAAAACTATGACCAACGATTCGGTGGCACTCGTCGCCTGTATGGTAATAGTGAAGTCGACATACTTAGAGCGGCACATGTGTGTGTGATCGGTATTGGTGGCGTTGGTTCATGGGCGGTTGAAGCGCTTGCGCGTACTGGCGTGGGTGAGCTGACATTGATCGATATGGATGATGTGTGTGTGACGAACATTAACCGTCAGATTCATGCAATGTCAGGCACGGTCGGTAAGAGCAAAATCGAAGTGATGGCCGAGCGTGTTAAGCTGATTAACCCTGAGTGTAAAGTTAACCTGATCGACGATTTCATCGGTCCTGACAATCAGGCTGAATACCTGTCGAAAGAGTTCGATTTTGTATTGGATGCGATCGATAGCATGAAGGCTAAGGCTTCGCTATTGGCGTATTGCCGCAGCAACAAAATCAAAGTGATCACCACTGGTGGCGCGGGTGGTCAAATCGACCCAACGCAAATTAAAGTGGCGGATCTGACTAAGACGATTCAAGATCCGTTGGCGAAGAAACTAAAAGACACACTTCGTCGTCATCATAACTTCCCAAAGAATCCTGCGCGTAAGTTTGGCATCGATTGTGTGTTCTCGACTGAGCAGCTTAAATATCCTCAAGCGGATGGCAGTGTATGTGCTGCGAAAGCGACAGCCGAAGGTCCAAAACGTATGGATTGCGCGACCGGTTTTGGTGCTGCAACGGTAGTAACTGCGACGTTTGGCTTTGTTGCTGTTTCGCGCATAGTAGAAAAGATCATTCAAAAGCACAGTAAGTAA
- the csdE gene encoding cysteine desulfurase sulfur acceptor subunit CsdE: MMSFPSSPFGNEITSDDIVAKMQAFNGWEDRYRQVIQWGKKLPVMPDELKSEQVVVSGCESQVWLVSQNIDGVWYFCADSDARIVRGLIALVMAAYDGKTSEQVQAFDIDGYFDEIGLITHLSPSRGNGLKAIVEQIKNLASS, translated from the coding sequence ATGATGTCATTCCCGAGCTCTCCATTTGGCAACGAAATTACTAGTGATGATATTGTCGCAAAAATGCAGGCTTTCAACGGTTGGGAAGACCGTTACCGTCAAGTAATTCAATGGGGTAAGAAACTGCCAGTAATGCCTGATGAGCTGAAAAGTGAGCAGGTAGTGGTATCTGGTTGTGAGAGCCAGGTGTGGTTAGTTTCGCAGAATATCGACGGTGTTTGGTACTTTTGTGCCGATTCAGACGCACGTATTGTACGCGGACTTATAGCATTAGTAATGGCGGCATATGACGGTAAAACATCAGAGCAAGTTCAAGCGTTCGACATTGATGGCTATTTCGACGAGATTGGCTTGATTACGCATTTGAGCCCTTCCAGAGGAAACGGACTTAAAGCGATTGTTGAGCAAATCAAGAACCTCGCTAGCTCGTAA
- the csdA gene encoding cysteine desulfurase CsdA: MLDINHIREQFPALSQTINQQPLIYLDSAATTQKPQVVIDAISQYYSKQNANVHRGSHSLTAHATSQFEAARDKVAQFIGAASSKEIIWTRGATEALNLIAQTYARSTLQPGDEILVSEMEHHANIVPWQIVAEQTGAKVIKIPMTSDCEFDLAAFDAVLTERTKIVALAQITNVTGSRQPIKQVIEKAHEMNAVVVVDGAQGIVHEPVDVATLGADFYVFSGHKLYAPAGIGVLYGKLELLEAMPPWHGGGKMVERVSFSGTTFSELPGKFEAGTPNVAGAIALSSAIEWLNQFEQQDVEDHIHQLQHKTYQALSQLDDIQILGYKPNSSVITFVMDGVHHQDIATLLDQQGIAVRAGHHCAHPLMDALKVKGTVRISFGIYNNMDDVEKLVAAIEKAVDML; encoded by the coding sequence ATGCTTGATATCAATCACATCCGAGAGCAGTTCCCTGCGCTATCACAAACCATCAATCAGCAACCACTGATTTACTTAGATAGCGCGGCAACCACACAAAAACCTCAGGTAGTTATTGATGCCATTAGCCAGTATTACTCCAAGCAGAATGCCAATGTTCATCGTGGTAGTCACAGCTTAACCGCGCACGCCACCAGCCAATTTGAAGCCGCTAGAGACAAGGTCGCTCAGTTTATTGGCGCTGCCTCATCGAAAGAGATTATCTGGACTCGCGGAGCCACCGAAGCACTCAACCTTATCGCTCAAACCTACGCTAGAAGTACCCTTCAACCAGGCGATGAAATTCTAGTGAGCGAAATGGAGCACCACGCTAACATCGTCCCTTGGCAAATCGTGGCAGAACAAACTGGTGCTAAGGTCATCAAAATCCCGATGACATCTGACTGTGAGTTTGATCTTGCCGCTTTTGATGCTGTGTTGACGGAACGAACCAAGATTGTTGCCCTAGCTCAGATAACCAATGTGACGGGTTCTCGCCAGCCGATTAAGCAAGTTATCGAAAAGGCACATGAGATGAACGCCGTGGTTGTCGTCGATGGCGCACAAGGTATCGTTCATGAACCTGTAGATGTTGCCACTTTGGGCGCAGATTTCTACGTATTCTCTGGGCACAAACTCTATGCCCCAGCAGGGATTGGCGTACTTTACGGCAAACTGGAATTGCTTGAAGCGATGCCGCCATGGCATGGCGGTGGCAAAATGGTTGAACGCGTCTCTTTTTCTGGCACCACGTTTTCTGAATTGCCTGGTAAGTTCGAAGCAGGCACACCAAACGTAGCAGGTGCTATCGCTTTAAGTTCAGCAATCGAGTGGTTAAATCAGTTTGAACAACAAGACGTGGAAGATCATATCCACCAGCTACAACACAAAACTTATCAAGCACTCAGTCAATTGGACGACATCCAAATACTCGGTTATAAGCCCAATTCAAGCGTCATTACTTTTGTGATGGATGGCGTTCACCATCAAGATATTGCGACGTTACTCGACCAACAAGGTATTGCCGTTCGCGCTGGTCATCACTGTGCACACCCATTAATGGATGCACTCAAGGTAAAAGGAACCGTGCGAATTTCATTTGGCATATACAACAACATGGATGATGTTGAAAAGCTCGTAGCGGCGATAGAAAAAGCCGTTGATATGCTTTAG
- the panE gene encoding 2-dehydropantoate 2-reductase: MNITIVGPGAIGSLWAIKLLQAGHNVSLWSRTTYNSIDLSLDGQASLSFSNNNIEKLSASDLVIVTVKAWQVEEATTPLLQYLDPDTILMFMHNGMGAVDEIATQIDAHPIVLATTTQAAFKPDRNSVSHTGAGQTQLGAFNQAGKKCTFLVDVLNHALPNVSWNPEIHTALWTKLAINCAINPLTGLEQIKNGELSEPRFGNTLTAIIEELTQVMQAEGISCSFDELETNVNKVIQATAKNNSSMKQDMFYQRRTEIDFITGFLIETAHKHQIDVPVNQTLLTQVKEQESSWKKQD, translated from the coding sequence GTGAACATCACGATTGTTGGGCCTGGGGCCATCGGCTCTTTATGGGCGATAAAACTACTTCAAGCGGGTCATAATGTGTCTTTGTGGAGTCGTACCACTTATAACTCAATTGACTTATCGCTTGATGGACAAGCTTCCCTTTCATTCAGTAACAACAATATCGAAAAGCTATCTGCGAGTGACTTAGTGATCGTCACGGTCAAAGCTTGGCAAGTAGAAGAAGCAACCACTCCGTTACTTCAATATCTCGACCCTGATACCATTCTTATGTTCATGCACAACGGAATGGGAGCAGTAGATGAGATAGCCACTCAGATTGATGCTCATCCGATAGTATTGGCAACCACCACCCAAGCAGCATTCAAACCTGATCGTAATAGTGTATCTCACACTGGTGCTGGTCAAACTCAGTTAGGGGCTTTTAATCAAGCTGGAAAGAAATGCACCTTCTTAGTCGATGTCCTTAATCACGCATTGCCTAACGTCAGCTGGAACCCAGAAATACATACCGCTTTGTGGACCAAACTCGCAATCAATTGTGCAATCAACCCGCTAACTGGCCTTGAGCAAATCAAGAATGGAGAGCTGTCCGAACCACGCTTTGGTAATACTCTAACCGCAATCATTGAAGAGCTGACGCAAGTTATGCAGGCAGAGGGCATTAGTTGCTCGTTCGACGAATTGGAAACTAACGTCAACAAAGTTATTCAAGCGACGGCAAAGAATAACTCCTCTATGAAACAAGACATGTTCTATCAAAGAAGAACCGAGATAGATTTCATTACTGGCTTTCTAATAGAGACAGCACATAAGCATCAAATCGACGTTCCCGTTAACCAAACACTCCTCACGCAAGTCAAAGAACAAGAAAGTAGCTGGAAGAAACAAGATTAG
- a CDS encoding nucleoside-specific channel-forming Tsx family protein, translated as MRKSLLTLGLLAAASAPVMAADYSDGDIHKNDYKWMQFNLMAAIDEKGAGPESTHDYLEMEFGGRSGIFDLYGYVDVFNLTSDPGSDKAGEEKIFMKFAPRMSLDGLTGKDLSFGPVQELYVASLMEWGGKSGVNNQKIGLGSDIMVPWFGKVGLNLYSSYYGNDKDWNGFQISTNWFKPFYFFENGSFISYQGYIDYQFGMEDKAGNKFNTNTSNGGAMFNGIYWHSDQFAVGYGLKLYKDIYGFSDGEALPWTQTVDSSGVGHYLAVTYKF; from the coding sequence ATGCGTAAATCACTTTTAACTCTTGGCCTACTTGCAGCAGCTTCTGCTCCAGTAATGGCGGCTGATTATTCTGACGGCGACATCCACAAGAACGATTACAAGTGGATGCAGTTCAACCTTATGGCTGCAATCGATGAGAAAGGCGCTGGCCCAGAGTCAACTCACGATTACTTAGAAATGGAATTTGGCGGCCGCTCGGGAATCTTTGATCTTTACGGTTACGTTGATGTATTCAACCTAACTTCAGATCCAGGCAGCGACAAAGCTGGTGAAGAAAAAATCTTTATGAAGTTCGCACCTCGTATGTCTCTAGACGGACTAACTGGTAAAGACCTTTCTTTCGGTCCAGTTCAAGAACTTTACGTTGCATCTCTTATGGAATGGGGTGGTAAATCTGGTGTAAATAACCAGAAGATCGGTCTTGGCTCTGACATCATGGTTCCATGGTTCGGTAAAGTTGGCCTAAACCTATATAGTTCTTACTACGGTAACGACAAAGACTGGAACGGTTTCCAAATCTCGACTAACTGGTTCAAACCATTCTACTTCTTCGAGAACGGTTCATTCATCTCTTACCAAGGTTACATCGATTACCAATTCGGTATGGAAGACAAGGCTGGTAACAAGTTCAACACTAACACGTCAAACGGCGGTGCTATGTTTAACGGTATCTACTGGCACTCAGACCAATTCGCTGTTGGTTACGGCTTGAAGCTATACAAAGACATCTACGGTTTTTCAGATGGTGAAGCACTCCCATGGACTCAAACTGTTGACTCTTCAGGTGTAGGTCACTACCTAGCAGTAACTTACAAGTTCTAA
- a CDS encoding AmpG family muropeptide MFS transporter — MSLGTPSLSWMQTFRSYLDKRLLWVFMLGCSSGFPWVLIGSNMSGWLKDAGLTRAAIGYFGSVFAVYAINFLWAPLVDRVKLPVLHAILGQRRSWIFFCQSIVLAGTLLIAGVNPAENLAFTSMLALTIAIASATQDIAIDAFRIDTFPKSEASKLPQASAMAVVGWWTGYSLPGYLAFINADSIGWNGVYYGMAGIVAILMLFTLLVGEPKTRRDSLQAEAELRHSKMVGNPVVVWLTVTVAEPFIDFFKRSGFRVALTLILFVFLFKIGEAFLGRMSITFYKEVGFSNEQIGYYSKLIGWGLTMLFTLIGSMVNVKFGIVRGLMIGGIAMAASNLMFAWIAHVGPNEPLFLATLMVDNFTAAFSTVAFVSFLTMVTGQAFSATQYALLASLGNLGRTTLASFSGELVDYLNDWSTFFILTALMVIPSLIMLYSLRHFFADLLEKAKNNHE; from the coding sequence ATGTCATTAGGCACCCCCTCTCTTTCTTGGATGCAAACTTTCCGAAGCTATCTCGATAAGCGCTTACTGTGGGTGTTCATGCTCGGCTGCTCAAGCGGCTTCCCGTGGGTTCTTATTGGCTCCAACATGTCTGGCTGGCTTAAAGACGCAGGTTTAACCCGTGCAGCAATTGGTTACTTTGGTAGTGTATTTGCCGTATACGCCATTAACTTTTTGTGGGCACCTCTGGTAGACCGAGTCAAATTACCGGTACTTCACGCGATACTCGGCCAGCGCCGCAGTTGGATATTTTTCTGCCAATCTATTGTTTTAGCTGGCACCTTATTAATTGCTGGCGTCAATCCTGCTGAGAATTTGGCGTTTACCTCAATGTTAGCGCTCACTATTGCCATTGCCTCAGCCACTCAAGACATCGCAATTGATGCATTTCGTATCGATACCTTCCCAAAATCAGAAGCTTCAAAACTACCACAAGCCTCTGCAATGGCTGTCGTTGGTTGGTGGACTGGCTACTCTCTACCTGGTTACCTTGCCTTTATTAATGCAGATTCTATTGGATGGAATGGGGTGTATTACGGCATGGCTGGTATTGTCGCTATTCTAATGCTATTCACATTACTCGTTGGGGAACCTAAAACTCGACGTGATAGCTTACAAGCAGAAGCAGAGCTTCGCCATAGTAAAATGGTGGGCAATCCTGTTGTGGTTTGGCTTACAGTTACAGTCGCAGAACCTTTTATTGACTTCTTCAAGCGTAGTGGTTTCAGAGTCGCTTTAACCTTAATACTATTCGTCTTCCTATTTAAGATAGGTGAAGCCTTCTTAGGAAGAATGTCGATCACCTTCTATAAAGAAGTCGGATTCTCAAATGAACAAATCGGTTACTACTCAAAATTAATTGGTTGGGGACTCACCATGCTATTCACATTAATTGGTAGTATGGTTAACGTAAAATTCGGCATAGTTAGAGGGTTAATGATCGGCGGTATAGCGATGGCGGCCAGTAATTTAATGTTTGCTTGGATTGCTCATGTAGGCCCGAATGAGCCGCTATTTCTTGCTACTCTTATGGTTGATAATTTTACTGCTGCTTTTTCAACGGTGGCCTTCGTTTCATTTCTTACCATGGTAACTGGTCAAGCTTTCTCTGCAACGCAATATGCTTTGCTTGCCTCTTTAGGGAATTTAGGACGCACAACACTGGCTTCTTTCAGTGGTGAGTTGGTTGATTACCTCAATGATTGGTCAACCTTCTTTATACTGACTGCACTGATGGTGATTCCAAGTTTGATCATGCTCTATTCGCTGCGCCACTTTTTCGCAGATTTACTAGAAAAAGCTAAAAACAACCACGAATAA
- a CDS encoding peptidylprolyl isomerase, translated as MGRILSSIALMLVSVSVWAGPKVNVETTLGNFTIELNQEQAPISSENFLKYVADGSYEGTIFHRVIPGFMAQGGGFNQDMQQQATYAPIKNEGSNGLKNDTATIAMARTNAPDSATRQFYINYADNDFLNAKGGNPGYAVFGKVTEGFDVIQKMATIPTKRMGRMADIPADPIVITKVTLLK; from the coding sequence ATGGGTCGTATTCTATCTTCTATCGCACTCATGTTAGTGAGCGTAAGCGTGTGGGCTGGCCCTAAAGTGAATGTGGAGACGACGCTAGGTAACTTCACAATCGAGCTAAACCAAGAGCAAGCACCAATTAGTTCTGAGAACTTTCTTAAATACGTAGCAGACGGTAGTTACGAAGGCACTATCTTCCACCGTGTTATTCCTGGTTTTATGGCGCAAGGTGGGGGCTTCAATCAAGACATGCAGCAACAAGCAACGTATGCTCCGATCAAAAATGAAGGTAGCAATGGTCTGAAAAATGACACAGCAACCATCGCAATGGCCCGCACTAACGCACCAGACTCTGCAACTCGTCAGTTCTACATTAACTATGCAGACAACGATTTCCTAAACGCGAAAGGCGGCAACCCGGGCTACGCAGTATTTGGTAAAGTAACCGAAGGCTTTGACGTAATTCAAAAGATGGCGACCATTCCAACTAAAAGAATGGGTCGTATGGCAGATATCCCTGCTGATCCAATTGTCATCACGAAAGTGACCCTTCTTAAGTAA
- a CDS encoding YajG family lipoprotein, with the protein MKKLILAASIMALTACSAPQQEQINVMPEASLSSSNLVQGKTYTLTSKDVRAAQYVALVDSGRANIQPIHAKQNMRISLENAIAQQFESQGFRASVNSENSVVLEIQEALVTVEHTIMENQMDGKVTLEVTAETPEGKLVKTFNGTATRTGALSASNDDIAMVLNDVIDLVLKEIANDQELQTYMKERF; encoded by the coding sequence ATGAAAAAACTGATTTTGGCTGCTTCTATCATGGCTTTGACAGCATGTTCAGCCCCTCAGCAAGAACAGATCAATGTAATGCCAGAAGCTTCACTAAGCTCAAGCAACCTAGTACAAGGCAAAACCTACACACTAACCAGTAAAGATGTTCGCGCTGCTCAGTATGTTGCACTTGTTGATAGCGGCCGAGCAAACATTCAGCCAATTCACGCTAAGCAAAACATGCGCATTTCTCTAGAAAACGCTATCGCACAGCAATTTGAGTCTCAAGGCTTTCGTGCCAGCGTCAACAGCGAAAACTCTGTTGTTTTAGAGATTCAAGAAGCTTTAGTTACCGTAGAACACACCATTATGGAAAACCAAATGGACGGTAAAGTAACGCTTGAAGTTACGGCTGAAACACCAGAAGGCAAACTGGTTAAGACATTCAATGGTACAGCAACTCGCACTGGAGCATTAAGCGCATCAAACGACGATATCGCAATGGTACTTAACGATGTTATCGACTTAGTGCTTAAAGAGATCGCTAATGACCAAGAACTGCAAACTTACATGAAGGAACGTTTCTAA
- a CDS encoding methyltransferase yields MKTELTLHDRTLTLHRFPKRSNETLQAWDAGDEYIINHVEEMNLEPGKHILILNDSFGALSAWFSKDHDVTMMSDSFISHRGGLKNLQRNQCNRVNFLNTMDDIPHGIDLVLMQLPKTNRHLVWQLSQLRQALPEGCQVIGVNKVKEIHTSTLNLFEKYLGETKTSLAKKKHRLVFSSPNCQPIHKVEPFVEWDVDGEDIRLKNLPNVYSGEALDQGARYMLEHIPQDPELRHIIDLGCGNGVLSVKAGQLNPQARITCVDESFMAVESARQNVKDNLGEEGNFQFIANNCLDGFKKNSTYLVLCNPPFHQQQAITDHIAWQMFCDAKHVLSNGGKLIVIGNRHLGYDVKLARLFGEANVETLELNQKFEILQATREPANFNK; encoded by the coding sequence ATGAAAACTGAACTTACCCTTCACGATAGAACCTTGACCTTACATCGTTTCCCTAAACGTTCAAATGAAACGCTTCAAGCTTGGGATGCGGGCGACGAATACATTATTAACCATGTTGAAGAGATGAACCTTGAACCTGGCAAACACATTCTGATCTTAAACGACAGCTTTGGTGCCCTATCCGCTTGGTTCTCAAAAGATCACGATGTGACCATGATGAGCGACTCGTTTATCTCTCATCGTGGCGGCCTGAAAAACTTACAGCGTAATCAGTGCAATCGCGTCAACTTTTTAAACACCATGGATGATATCCCTCACGGTATTGATCTGGTACTGATGCAGCTACCAAAAACCAACCGCCATTTGGTGTGGCAACTAAGCCAATTGCGCCAAGCTTTACCTGAAGGCTGCCAAGTGATCGGTGTCAACAAGGTAAAAGAGATTCACACATCAACGCTGAATCTGTTTGAAAAGTACTTGGGTGAAACCAAAACATCACTGGCGAAGAAAAAGCACCGTCTGGTGTTCTCATCTCCAAACTGTCAGCCTATTCACAAAGTTGAACCATTCGTTGAGTGGGACGTTGATGGTGAAGATATCCGCCTGAAAAATTTACCAAATGTTTACTCAGGGGAAGCACTCGATCAGGGCGCTCGCTATATGCTAGAGCATATCCCTCAAGATCCAGAGTTACGTCATATCATCGATCTTGGTTGTGGTAACGGTGTACTGAGTGTTAAAGCTGGTCAACTGAATCCGCAAGCTCGTATTACGTGTGTCGATGAAAGCTTTATGGCCGTAGAATCAGCGCGTCAAAACGTAAAAGATAACCTTGGGGAAGAAGGCAACTTCCAGTTCATTGCTAACAACTGTTTGGACGGTTTTAAGAAAAACAGCACATACCTAGTGTTGTGTAACCCTCCATTCCATCAACAGCAAGCGATTACTGATCACATTGCATGGCAAATGTTCTGTGATGCAAAGCATGTTCTTAGCAATGGAGGCAAATTAATTGTTATTGGCAACCGACACCTCGGATACGATGTCAAACTAGCAAGATTATTTGGTGAAGCGAACGTTGAAACGCTTGAACTAAACCAAAAATTTGAGATATTACAAGCAACAAGAGAACCTGCTAATTTTAACAAATAG